Proteins found in one Enterococcus sp. 9D6_DIV0238 genomic segment:
- the hisB gene encoding imidazoleglycerol-phosphate dehydratase HisB: MRTAALNRSTAETKIELRLNLDQQEPVNIQTGVGFFDHMLTLFARHSRISLEVNVNGDLEVDSHHTVEDVGIVLGQCIKDALGDKRGINRYGTSFVPMDETLGMASLDLSGRSFLVFDADFDNPKLGTFDTELTEEFFQALAFNTQMNLHLKILHGKNTHHKIEALFKATGRALREAITENPEIKGVNSTKGIL, from the coding sequence ATGAGAACAGCAGCATTAAACAGAAGCACTGCAGAAACGAAGATCGAATTAAGGTTGAATTTGGATCAGCAAGAACCTGTAAATATTCAAACGGGTGTTGGCTTTTTCGATCATATGCTGACATTGTTTGCTCGTCACAGTAGGATCTCTTTAGAAGTTAACGTGAATGGCGATTTGGAGGTAGACAGCCATCATACGGTAGAAGATGTAGGAATTGTTTTGGGTCAGTGTATAAAGGATGCGTTAGGAGATAAAAGAGGAATAAACCGTTATGGAACAAGCTTTGTACCGATGGACGAAACATTGGGAATGGCTTCACTGGATTTGAGCGGCCGTTCATTTTTAGTATTTGATGCAGACTTTGATAATCCTAAATTAGGCACATTCGATACAGAATTGACTGAAGAATTTTTCCAAGCGCTGGCTTTCAATACACAAATGAATCTACATTTAAAAATTTTACATGGAAAAAATACACACCATAAGATCGAAGCATTGTTCAAAGCAACGGGTCGCGCATTACGAGAAGCGATAACAGAAAATCCGGAGATCAAGGGAGTCAACTCCACGAAAGGAATTTTGTAG
- the hisD gene encoding histidinol dehydrogenase, which produces MKRLKGEASEILTALQREHTQVQNDTLDVEVQVETIIKEVAQYGDQALRRYSSQFDHVELTELEVSKDTIEQGYIRVEKEVIDSLKKAKENIISYHEKQKQSNFMDSEKSGVIRGQLVLPLERVGVYVPGGTAAYPSSVLMNVLPAKIAGVKEIIMVTPPTSSGIPDVILAAAKIAGVDRVFQVGGAQAVAALAYGTESISKVDKIVGPGNIYVATAKKQVFGLVGIDMIAGPSEIGILADETANPVYIAADLLSQAEHDVLARAILVTTSERLADQVEKEVYKQLQTLPRRKIAEQSIENKGQIIIVPTIEAMFTVMNEIAPEHLEVQLPDPMSYLHEIKNAGSIFLGAYACEPVGDYFSGTNHVLPTSGTAKFYSPLGVYDFVKYSQVTYYTKEALADAKDAVAILARKEGLEAHARAVDYRFE; this is translated from the coding sequence ATGAAAAGATTAAAAGGAGAAGCATCTGAAATTTTAACAGCACTGCAACGTGAACATACGCAAGTGCAAAATGATACACTGGATGTAGAAGTACAAGTTGAAACAATCATTAAAGAAGTTGCACAATATGGGGATCAGGCACTTAGACGTTATTCCAGCCAATTCGACCACGTCGAACTAACGGAGCTGGAGGTTAGTAAGGATACGATCGAACAAGGCTATATTCGTGTAGAAAAAGAAGTGATCGACAGCTTAAAAAAGGCTAAAGAAAATATCATCAGTTACCATGAAAAGCAAAAGCAGTCTAATTTTATGGACAGTGAAAAGTCAGGTGTGATACGCGGACAATTAGTTTTACCTCTAGAACGGGTAGGGGTGTATGTGCCTGGCGGGACAGCAGCATATCCTTCTTCTGTATTGATGAATGTCTTGCCGGCAAAGATCGCAGGAGTAAAGGAAATCATCATGGTCACACCTCCGACCAGTTCAGGGATTCCTGATGTGATTTTGGCAGCAGCAAAAATTGCAGGGGTTGACCGAGTGTTTCAAGTGGGCGGCGCACAAGCCGTAGCTGCACTAGCTTATGGCACGGAGAGTATTTCGAAAGTGGATAAAATCGTTGGACCTGGAAATATTTACGTAGCCACTGCTAAAAAGCAAGTGTTTGGCTTAGTCGGTATCGATATGATCGCGGGGCCTTCAGAAATCGGAATTTTAGCAGATGAAACAGCAAATCCAGTGTATATAGCAGCAGATCTACTTTCTCAAGCAGAACACGATGTCTTAGCGAGAGCGATCTTGGTGACGACTTCTGAACGATTGGCAGATCAGGTAGAAAAAGAAGTGTATAAACAATTACAAACATTACCACGTAGAAAAATTGCCGAGCAATCTATTGAAAATAAGGGTCAAATTATTATCGTTCCTACAATCGAAGCAATGTTTACTGTCATGAATGAGATCGCTCCAGAGCATTTGGAAGTTCAGCTTCCTGATCCGATGAGCTACTTACATGAAATAAAAAATGCCGGCTCCATCTTTTTAGGTGCCTATGCCTGTGAACCCGTGGGTGACTATTTTTCTGGTACAAATCATGTGTTGCCAACAAGCGGTACGGCAAAATTTTATTCACCGTTAGGGGTTTATGACTTCGTAAAATACAGTCAGGTGACATACTATACAAAAGAGGCATTAGCAGATGCGAAAGATGCGGTGGCTATTTTAGCTAGAAAAGAAGGACTGGAAGCCCATGCTCGCGCCGTTGATTATCGTTTTGAATAA
- the hisG gene encoding ATP phosphoribosyltransferase: protein MTKLTIALTKGRLEKQTLALFEKAGIDISFMMDKQRKLIFDSPDRRFTFLLVKAADVTTYVRHGVADIGIVGKDVLLENPFGYYEMLDLGIGKCKFSVASIPDYQPNDYKRKRIATKYPTVASEHFRAKGEDVEIIKIEGSVEIAPVLGLSDAIVDIVETGTTLKENGLEIFEDICPVSARVIVNKAKLKRKRQAIFQLFAELETVIEREER, encoded by the coding sequence ATGACTAAACTAACGATTGCCCTGACCAAAGGACGATTAGAGAAGCAAACGCTGGCACTTTTTGAAAAAGCGGGGATCGATATTTCATTTATGATGGACAAACAACGGAAATTGATTTTCGACAGTCCTGATCGACGCTTTACTTTTTTATTAGTGAAGGCAGCGGACGTGACGACCTATGTTCGTCATGGTGTGGCAGATATTGGGATCGTCGGGAAAGACGTTTTGCTGGAAAATCCCTTTGGTTATTATGAAATGCTGGATCTTGGGATCGGAAAGTGCAAATTTTCAGTCGCTTCGATACCAGACTATCAGCCGAATGATTATAAAAGAAAACGGATCGCTACAAAATATCCCACTGTTGCTTCTGAACATTTTCGAGCGAAGGGCGAAGACGTAGAAATCATCAAGATCGAAGGCTCTGTCGAAATCGCGCCTGTTTTAGGATTATCAGATGCAATCGTTGATATCGTTGAAACAGGAACAACCCTAAAGGAAAATGGATTGGAAATTTTTGAAGATATTTGTCCTGTTTCTGCACGTGTGATCGTCAATAAGGCGAAGTTAAAACGAAAACGTCAAGCAATTTTTCAATTATTTGCAGAGCTGGAAACGGTTATTGAAAGAGAGGAGCGATGA
- the hisZ gene encoding ATP phosphoribosyltransferase regulatory subunit, with amino-acid sequence MKWNRSLPSGTRDKLFREANGAYQLEKKVNDVVTHRGYQRVDTPIIEFEEVFLNKDSNLQDCYRFFDKNGRLLVLRPDMTKPIGRVIATAGIQPPLKLSYSGKIFRANDEMLGEQNELTQAGIELIGYSSLKAEVECLACAVDILNTLAIPNFHIELGHAQIFRLIVSSLNLNAKEKSDLQSCFENKNLTDLSRFTAKHPSKLDAFIRAIPELFGEATEVIEKARTILPKESEIMQVIGELEELTTVMNRQYPDLSLTLDLGHVALMDYYTGVLFSGYADLAADIFLRGGRYDHLAEQFGSKMIPAVGLGINLDILVAIQYQCGELAALNRPTTLVHSSLASLPQAEALVKENTGYQLSLFDSLEEALNYGKKWHYKQIIEINEQGIQTKKAVNEYD; translated from the coding sequence ATGAAATGGAACCGCAGTTTACCATCAGGAACGAGAGATAAATTATTTCGAGAAGCTAATGGTGCTTATCAATTAGAAAAAAAAGTCAATGATGTTGTGACACATAGAGGTTATCAACGGGTAGATACACCGATCATCGAGTTTGAGGAAGTTTTTTTGAATAAAGACAGCAATCTGCAGGACTGCTACCGCTTTTTTGATAAAAATGGACGATTGTTAGTTTTACGTCCTGACATGACTAAGCCGATCGGTCGGGTAATTGCTACAGCTGGGATCCAGCCGCCATTGAAATTATCGTACAGCGGAAAAATTTTTAGAGCGAATGATGAAATGTTAGGAGAACAAAATGAGCTGACACAAGCGGGCATCGAATTGATCGGTTATTCTTCGTTGAAAGCAGAAGTGGAGTGTTTGGCTTGTGCAGTAGACATTTTAAATACATTGGCTATTCCCAACTTTCACATCGAGTTAGGGCATGCCCAAATTTTTCGTTTGATCGTTTCGTCATTAAATTTAAACGCAAAAGAAAAAAGTGACTTACAAAGCTGTTTTGAAAATAAAAATTTGACTGATCTATCACGATTCACGGCAAAACATCCAAGTAAACTAGATGCGTTTATCCGTGCTATCCCGGAATTGTTTGGGGAAGCAACAGAAGTTATAGAAAAAGCAAGAACGATACTGCCAAAGGAATCAGAGATCATGCAGGTGATCGGGGAATTGGAAGAATTGACAACAGTGATGAACAGACAATATCCAGACTTGTCATTGACGCTTGATTTAGGTCATGTGGCATTGATGGATTATTATACAGGTGTTTTATTCAGTGGCTATGCAGACCTTGCAGCAGATATCTTTTTACGGGGCGGTCGTTATGATCATTTAGCTGAACAATTTGGCTCGAAGATGATTCCGGCTGTTGGTTTGGGTATCAATTTAGATATTTTAGTAGCCATCCAGTATCAATGCGGAGAACTGGCTGCTTTGAATCGACCAACAACATTAGTTCATAGTTCACTAGCTTCCTTGCCGCAAGCAGAGGCTTTAGTCAAAGAAAATACGGGGTATCAATTATCTCTATTTGACTCGTTGGAAGAAGCACTGAACTACGGGAAAAAATGGCACTATAAGCAAATCATTGAAATCAATGAACAGGGAATCCAGACGAAAAAGGCGGTGAATGAATATGACTAA
- a CDS encoding helix-turn-helix domain-containing protein: MTPDMLNHLLNEIEEHLTVDLTAEELAKKSGYSVYYFYRLFSLNIGKSFSAYQLDRRLKKVLQAAQQGQTFSSASALYGFDTYAGFYKAFIKEYGCSPRKYLAIHKNETKNTELLEVTFMRLSTREIKELLKNWPIDPTLKINNVSPVQSFNHPKNVWAIGEEYFLHQTTDRSGELKNIALAEALQKQNFASSLPIPTRNGQLFIENDSLILLKKGIDGTALSLTDILSSRSKRYALAYGQAIARLHQAFLALDTQILCDSSDLFSLLKTWAVPHVKKQAQQWNLAIPNDFFDNYLVEFEQFQGKLPIQIIHRDPNFSNILFLEESVNGFIDFDLSEKNIRLFDPCYCATSILSQMTPSQYDEWPSILAAILQGYDLESPLSQAEKSTGFHVVCAIQLICVAYFEDQENKDETFKRLAAANRNMLTFIIHQQKLIQSIFKEISH; this comes from the coding sequence ATGACACCAGATATGTTGAATCACTTACTGAACGAGATCGAGGAACATCTGACTGTCGATCTGACAGCAGAAGAACTAGCAAAAAAGAGCGGTTACTCTGTTTACTATTTTTATCGACTATTCTCTTTGAATATAGGGAAATCTTTTTCAGCTTATCAATTAGATCGACGCTTAAAAAAAGTTCTTCAAGCTGCCCAACAAGGACAAACATTTTCATCTGCTTCTGCGTTGTATGGATTTGATACTTACGCTGGATTTTACAAAGCGTTTATAAAAGAATACGGCTGCTCTCCTAGAAAATATTTAGCAATACATAAAAATGAAACAAAAAATACTGAACTCCTGGAGGTGACCTTTATGCGTTTAAGCACACGAGAAATAAAAGAACTACTAAAAAATTGGCCTATCGATCCAACTTTAAAAATAAACAATGTTTCTCCTGTTCAAAGCTTCAATCATCCCAAGAATGTCTGGGCAATTGGGGAAGAATACTTTTTGCATCAAACCACAGATCGAAGTGGTGAGCTTAAAAATATTGCCCTCGCAGAGGCTTTGCAAAAACAAAACTTTGCTTCTTCTTTGCCGATTCCTACAAGAAACGGGCAGTTGTTTATTGAAAACGATTCTTTGATCTTATTAAAAAAAGGGATTGATGGTACCGCTCTATCCCTCACAGATATCCTTTCATCGCGATCAAAACGATATGCACTCGCTTATGGACAAGCAATCGCCCGACTTCACCAAGCATTTTTAGCGTTGGATACTCAAATTTTATGCGACTCCTCTGATTTATTTTCGTTACTCAAAACTTGGGCTGTTCCTCACGTAAAAAAGCAAGCACAGCAATGGAATCTAGCTATTCCAAATGATTTTTTTGACAACTATCTTGTTGAGTTTGAACAGTTCCAAGGAAAGTTGCCGATTCAAATCATCCATCGCGATCCTAATTTCAGCAATATTCTATTCTTAGAAGAATCTGTCAACGGATTCATCGACTTTGATTTATCTGAGAAAAATATTCGTTTATTTGATCCCTGTTATTGCGCCACAAGTATTCTAAGTCAAATGACTCCAAGTCAGTATGATGAATGGCCGTCAATTTTAGCCGCTATTTTGCAGGGGTACGATTTAGAATCACCTTTATCACAAGCTGAAAAATCAACGGGTTTCCATGTTGTTTGCGCTATTCAACTGATTTGTGTCGCCTATTTTGAAGATCAAGAAAACAAAGATGAGACGTTTAAACGCTTGGCAGCAGCTAATCGGAACATGTTGACATTTATCATCCATCAGCAAAAGTTGATACAATCAATTTTTAAAGAAATCAGTCACTAA